One stretch of Bradyrhizobium canariense DNA includes these proteins:
- a CDS encoding DsbA family protein — translation MVGMAGFPPLQLIGSAMAQSASATLLAKPMALPEIGLGDAKAPVTIFEFASMSCPHCAAFEENVFPMVRSKYIDTGKVRFVFREFPLDIKAAAASMLARCIANGDAEKFFGTLDKMFKQQDVLMTQTKETLQRIGKEAGMDDQGAENCVKDQTLLDKLSADEKFAEEELKVDATPTFFINGEMVKGSMSFEEFEAKIKPLLKK, via the coding sequence ATGGTCGGCATGGCGGGGTTCCCTCCCCTGCAACTGATCGGCAGCGCGATGGCGCAAAGCGCGAGCGCAACGCTTCTGGCCAAGCCCATGGCACTGCCCGAGATCGGGCTCGGAGACGCAAAAGCTCCAGTAACGATCTTCGAATTTGCGTCGATGAGCTGTCCGCATTGCGCGGCCTTCGAGGAGAACGTTTTCCCGATGGTCCGGTCGAAATACATTGATACCGGCAAGGTGCGGTTCGTGTTCAGGGAATTCCCGCTCGACATCAAGGCGGCGGCGGCCTCGATGCTGGCGCGTTGCATTGCCAATGGCGACGCCGAGAAGTTCTTCGGCACCCTCGACAAGATGTTTAAACAGCAGGACGTGCTGATGACGCAGACGAAGGAAACCCTGCAACGGATCGGCAAAGAGGCCGGGATGGACGACCAGGGCGCCGAAAATTGCGTGAAGGATCAGACCCTGCTCGACAAGCTCTCCGCCGATGAAAAATTCGCCGAAGAGGAACTCAAGGTCGATGCGACGCCGACCTTCTTTATCAATGGCGAGATGGTCAAGGGCTCGATGTCGTTCGAGGAATTCGAAGCAAAGATCAAACCGCTCTTAAAGAAATAG
- a CDS encoding MFS transporter: MFEILDRRTSLTGNQLKILAAAIIGDALEFFDYFLIGFVLAFLIGPWKLTFGQSATVLMSSGIGAIIGAYSWGWLADRVGRRKVFIGTVLNFSIATGLLYFTPDNGWVYLSVMRFFVGLGVGGLYCVDLPLVQEFMPSSKRGWVGGLVTCVIPLGTGLGAVLGASVGSGDWRLLFAIGVLPAVLVLLVRLWVPESPRWLCRQGRYEEARKSLAWALQMDPSALPMPTAADAGPIIKSNWLDLFKYPRSLLVSWLGNAGAQTGVYGITLWVPSLFVLLLKVTPQEAAKMMILLTVFGFVGRISFAYFSELMGRRNAGGLLGFGAGVLTIVAGYNYDTTIMGVSAFWLILAVGYFFADGGFAIVGPYGAEVWPSHLRTSGMGSAYGFGGIGKIIGPVGLALIVGSGNYLKPDVPLPQIPLAFIYLGCWFLMAGAVYYFFGLETRGKSIEQIDRELAETAGLSTAATAVRRA; the protein is encoded by the coding sequence ATGTTCGAGATCCTCGACCGGCGGACGAGTCTGACCGGCAATCAGCTCAAGATCCTCGCCGCAGCCATCATTGGTGACGCGCTGGAATTCTTCGACTACTTCCTGATCGGATTCGTGCTCGCTTTCCTGATCGGACCGTGGAAGCTGACCTTCGGGCAGTCCGCCACGGTGCTGATGAGTTCCGGCATCGGCGCCATCATCGGCGCCTATTCCTGGGGCTGGCTCGCCGATCGCGTCGGCCGCCGCAAGGTTTTCATCGGCACTGTGCTGAATTTCTCGATCGCGACCGGGCTTTTGTATTTCACGCCGGATAATGGCTGGGTCTACCTGTCGGTGATGCGCTTTTTCGTAGGCCTCGGCGTCGGCGGCCTCTATTGCGTGGATCTCCCGCTGGTTCAGGAATTCATGCCCTCCTCCAAGCGCGGCTGGGTCGGTGGCCTCGTCACCTGCGTCATCCCGCTGGGCACCGGGCTTGGCGCGGTACTCGGCGCGTCCGTCGGCAGCGGCGACTGGCGGCTGTTGTTTGCGATCGGCGTGCTTCCGGCCGTTCTGGTCCTGCTGGTTCGGCTGTGGGTACCGGAATCGCCGCGCTGGCTTTGCCGCCAGGGCCGCTATGAGGAAGCCCGCAAGTCGCTCGCCTGGGCGTTGCAGATGGATCCATCGGCGCTGCCGATGCCGACGGCGGCCGATGCCGGTCCGATCATCAAATCCAACTGGCTGGACCTTTTCAAATATCCTCGCAGCCTGCTGGTCTCATGGCTCGGCAATGCCGGCGCGCAGACCGGTGTTTACGGCATCACACTCTGGGTGCCGTCACTGTTCGTGCTGCTGCTCAAGGTGACGCCGCAGGAAGCCGCCAAAATGATGATCCTGCTGACCGTGTTCGGTTTCGTGGGACGCATTTCCTTCGCCTACTTCTCGGAGCTGATGGGACGACGCAATGCGGGCGGCCTGCTCGGCTTTGGCGCTGGCGTCCTCACCATCGTGGCAGGCTACAACTACGACACCACGATCATGGGGGTATCCGCTTTCTGGCTGATCCTGGCGGTCGGCTACTTCTTCGCGGATGGCGGCTTCGCCATCGTCGGACCTTATGGAGCGGAAGTCTGGCCCTCGCATCTCCGGACATCGGGGATGGGATCGGCCTATGGCTTCGGCGGCATCGGCAAGATCATCGGCCCGGTCGGTCTGGCGCTGATCGTAGGCTCAGGCAATTACCTGAAGCCGGACGTGCCATTGCCGCAGATTCCGCTGGCCTTCATCTATCTCGGCTGCTGGTTCCTGATGGCCGGCGCGGTCTATTACTTCTTCGGACTTGAAACGAGAGGCAAGTCGATCGAGCAAATCGACCGGGAACTGGCCGAAACGGCTGGTCTTTCCACGGCCGCGACTGCGGTTCGACGAGCATAG
- a CDS encoding PilZ domain-containing protein produces MEEKRKYPRTEIDEPAYVSAGGSVMSCVIRNISEEGAAIDIENPAFVPARFRLVMAKGASVRECQIAWIQHKRIGITFVAVPQE; encoded by the coding sequence ATGGAAGAAAAGCGTAAGTATCCACGGACCGAAATCGACGAACCGGCCTATGTGTCAGCGGGCGGTTCTGTCATGAGCTGCGTCATCCGAAACATTTCGGAGGAAGGCGCAGCCATCGATATAGAGAACCCGGCCTTCGTACCGGCTCGCTTCCGTCTGGTCATGGCGAAAGGCGCATCCGTGCGCGAATGCCAGATTGCCTGGATCCAGCACAAGCGCATTGGCATCACTTTTGTTGCAGTGCCGCAAGAATAG
- a CDS encoding phosphatase PAP2 family protein yields the protein MALITVRPTAADIAIANSIASRTNPPTEEIAGILTWGADEHVLCALTAVWWLYTRNQSRLKRRNADHVLLTTLVASALPHLFKTIFDQERPDRLTVRGHWRGVPFSGKQYDAFPSGHAVHVGALASAASRLPRQQRDAVWLVGAGLVATRILLLAHWTSDVLVGLAIGAATERFLRRFTGYGRDSDRN from the coding sequence ATGGCTCTGATCACCGTTCGTCCGACCGCCGCCGACATTGCGATCGCAAATTCCATTGCGTCACGCACCAATCCGCCGACGGAAGAGATTGCGGGGATCCTGACCTGGGGGGCCGATGAACACGTGCTGTGCGCCCTGACGGCAGTCTGGTGGCTCTACACGCGCAACCAAAGCCGCCTCAAACGACGCAATGCCGACCATGTTCTGTTGACGACGCTCGTCGCGTCGGCGCTGCCGCATCTGTTCAAGACAATCTTCGATCAAGAGCGCCCTGATCGATTGACCGTGCGCGGTCACTGGCGCGGCGTGCCTTTCTCCGGAAAGCAATATGATGCCTTTCCTTCAGGGCATGCCGTTCACGTCGGAGCGCTGGCCTCGGCTGCATCGAGGTTGCCGAGGCAACAGCGCGACGCGGTATGGCTTGTGGGTGCCGGTCTGGTCGCAACCCGAATCCTGCTGCTCGCGCATTGGACAAGTGACGTGCTGGTCGGGCTTGCGATCGGCGCTGCGACGGAACGTTTTCTGCGAAGATTTACCGGCTATGGCCGGGATAGCGACAGGAATTGA
- a CDS encoding DUF2778 domain-containing protein — protein sequence MVFGDGSLKTADASSFEDRFLPISRAPSVNVSPRLLVQAWSSELELKLHQAKSRLAQRLQAQDLLQDLPQASSQDVQTAVIEEPKPSISPAVPLPRSRPVEANLDAQSAPASGAAVAARPEDRTLLQKLGDLLPTGGIKLASLGPDGGLLGGGPDLAALGYDKLTAVYDISAHAVYLPNGSKIEAHSGMGRLMDDPEHVSERMVGATPPAIYDLKPRERLFHGVEALRMIPQDSNATLGRSGLLTHSYMLGPNGDSNGCVSIRDYDRFLSAYKNGEFTHLVVVPRLNATAPDTRRADSQT from the coding sequence TTGGTCTTCGGTGACGGCTCGCTAAAAACAGCTGATGCCTCATCGTTCGAGGATCGCTTCCTGCCAATCTCGCGAGCGCCCTCGGTAAACGTGTCGCCACGTCTACTTGTTCAAGCCTGGTCCTCGGAGCTTGAGCTTAAATTGCATCAGGCCAAAAGCCGGCTCGCCCAAAGGCTGCAGGCCCAAGATTTGCTTCAAGACTTGCCGCAGGCCTCTTCCCAAGACGTCCAGACGGCTGTGATCGAAGAACCCAAGCCATCGATCTCGCCGGCTGTTCCCCTTCCCAGGTCTCGCCCGGTTGAGGCCAATCTCGATGCACAAAGCGCGCCTGCGAGCGGCGCCGCTGTTGCTGCTCGACCTGAAGATCGCACGCTGCTGCAGAAACTGGGCGACCTGTTGCCGACGGGCGGTATCAAGCTGGCGTCGCTAGGCCCTGACGGCGGGCTCCTTGGCGGTGGGCCGGATCTCGCAGCCCTCGGCTACGACAAGCTCACCGCGGTCTACGACATCTCGGCTCACGCCGTTTATCTGCCGAACGGGTCAAAAATAGAGGCGCATTCGGGCATGGGGCGCCTGATGGACGACCCGGAACACGTGAGTGAGCGGATGGTTGGGGCAACCCCGCCCGCGATCTATGATTTGAAGCCGCGTGAACGGCTGTTTCACGGCGTTGAAGCGCTCCGCATGATTCCGCAGGACAGTAACGCAACGCTCGGGCGGTCCGGATTGCTGACGCACAGTTACATGCTCGGCCCCAATGGGGACTCCAACGGCTGTGTCTCGATCAGGGACTACGACCGCTTTCTTAGCGCCTATAAAAATGGCGAATTCACTCACCTCGTCGTGGTGCCACGCTTGAATGCGACCGCGCCGGATACGCGACGGGCGGACTCCCAGACCTGA
- a CDS encoding HWE histidine kinase domain-containing protein, with the protein MDHEKVNILLVDDQPAKLLAYEVILKELGENLVVAASGREALEILLKNEIAIILVDVCMPELDGFELAAMIREHPRFQKTSMIFISAIQVSDIDRLRGYEMGAVDYVPVPVVPEVLRAKIKVFAELYRKTRQLERLNAELEDRVRARTAELQKSTTQLVESEQRRSMAIAAGKMGSWDWDWLNGDWMWDEGQYRIFGVDPQSFEVTSANIEAQLHPDDVSDLRKAIAELTKGARSYEAEFRIYRRDGEMRWCAGTAAATIDKNGRVVRVSGVTVDITERKRAEERQSLLTREVDHRAKNALALAQSIVRLTRADNVKTYVNAVEGRISALARVHTILSLSSWQGAEISNLVEQELAPYSISGQIRLLGSEVQLQPATAQTLALALHELVTNSAKYGALSTLSGRLSIRWDVADDVLVLRWEETGGPLVQPPTSRGFGTRSLMASVESQLGGQALFDWRAEGLLCKLVIPLVGKMPMPELNERFSTVLSTGSPRRVSG; encoded by the coding sequence ATGGACCATGAAAAGGTAAACATTCTTCTGGTCGACGATCAGCCCGCCAAGCTGCTCGCCTATGAAGTCATTCTAAAGGAGCTCGGCGAAAACCTCGTCGTCGCAGCCTCGGGCCGCGAAGCGCTCGAAATCCTGCTCAAGAACGAAATCGCGATCATCCTGGTCGATGTCTGCATGCCGGAGCTGGACGGGTTTGAACTCGCGGCCATGATCCGCGAGCATCCCCGCTTCCAGAAGACGTCGATGATCTTCATCTCGGCCATTCAGGTCAGCGATATTGATCGCCTGCGCGGTTACGAAATGGGCGCGGTCGACTACGTCCCGGTACCCGTGGTGCCCGAAGTATTGCGGGCAAAGATAAAGGTATTCGCCGAGCTTTATCGCAAGACCCGACAATTGGAGCGTCTCAACGCCGAGCTCGAAGACCGCGTTCGCGCTCGAACGGCGGAGCTTCAGAAATCGACGACGCAGCTGGTCGAAAGCGAGCAGCGCCGCAGCATGGCTATTGCCGCGGGCAAGATGGGGTCCTGGGATTGGGACTGGCTCAATGGCGACTGGATGTGGGACGAAGGACAATATCGGATTTTTGGCGTCGACCCGCAAAGCTTCGAAGTGACCTCGGCGAATATCGAGGCGCAGTTGCACCCCGACGACGTCAGCGACTTGCGCAAGGCGATCGCTGAATTGACCAAAGGCGCACGGTCGTATGAAGCGGAATTCCGGATCTATCGGCGCGATGGCGAGATGCGCTGGTGCGCCGGCACAGCGGCGGCGACGATCGACAAGAACGGCCGTGTCGTGCGCGTCAGCGGCGTCACCGTGGATATTACCGAACGTAAACGCGCGGAAGAGCGGCAGAGTCTGCTGACCCGGGAGGTCGATCACCGCGCCAAGAATGCGTTGGCGCTGGCTCAATCGATTGTTCGGCTGACACGAGCCGACAACGTCAAAACCTATGTCAATGCCGTGGAGGGGCGTATCAGCGCCCTCGCCCGCGTTCACACGATCCTCTCATTGTCGAGCTGGCAGGGCGCCGAAATCAGCAACCTGGTTGAACAGGAACTTGCGCCGTATTCCATAAGCGGCCAGATCCGGCTGCTGGGTTCCGAAGTGCAGTTGCAGCCGGCAACCGCGCAAACCCTGGCGCTGGCCTTGCACGAGCTCGTGACCAACTCGGCCAAGTATGGCGCGCTATCCACGTTGTCGGGGCGGTTGTCCATCAGATGGGACGTCGCGGATGACGTCCTTGTTCTGAGGTGGGAAGAGACAGGCGGTCCGTTGGTGCAACCGCCGACATCTCGCGGGTTCGGAACAAGGAGCCTGATGGCAAGCGTCGAATCGCAGCTGGGCGGGCAGGCCCTGTTCGACTGGCGCGCCGAAGGCCTGCTCTGCAAGCTCGTGATCCCATTGGTAGGAAAAATGCCGATGCCGGAGCTGAATGAGCGGTTTAGCACCGTCCTTTCCACCGGCTCCCCCCGGCGGGTTTCCGGCTAG
- a CDS encoding MgtC/SapB family protein: MAGIATGIDPSIAQAGPMNFPLQPSWSDIAIRLALTMLAGAIIGFNRGARGHAAGFRTTILVSLAASVAMIQTNILLPVSGKTSESFAVLDLMRLPLGILTGVGFIGGGTILKKGDLVTGVTTAATLWLMTVIGLCLGGGQLILGTAATLLAVLTLWALKWVDIAIPREHRAKLVITCPAQWSVLEDVPKLVEPLRYRARFQEQRQNPDSDKTDYSFELSWRRPELASPPTELLQMIDRQFPVKSFELTTDNGR; the protein is encoded by the coding sequence ATGGCCGGGATAGCGACAGGAATTGATCCGTCGATTGCACAAGCCGGCCCCATGAATTTCCCCCTTCAGCCTTCCTGGTCTGACATCGCGATCCGTCTCGCCCTGACGATGCTGGCTGGCGCTATCATCGGTTTTAACCGCGGCGCGCGAGGCCACGCGGCGGGATTCAGGACCACCATCCTTGTGAGCCTCGCAGCCTCGGTCGCGATGATCCAGACGAACATCCTGCTACCAGTGAGCGGGAAGACATCCGAGTCGTTTGCGGTGTTGGATCTGATGCGCCTTCCCCTGGGCATTCTGACCGGCGTCGGCTTCATCGGCGGTGGCACGATCCTCAAAAAGGGCGATCTCGTTACAGGTGTCACGACCGCCGCCACCTTGTGGCTGATGACGGTGATCGGACTATGCCTGGGAGGCGGCCAGTTGATCCTCGGAACAGCCGCCACCCTGCTGGCGGTCCTCACGCTCTGGGCACTGAAGTGGGTCGATATCGCTATTCCTCGCGAGCACCGCGCGAAGCTGGTCATCACGTGTCCCGCGCAATGGAGCGTGCTGGAGGACGTGCCCAAGCTGGTCGAACCACTCAGGTATCGCGCACGTTTTCAGGAGCAGAGACAAAATCCTGACTCAGACAAAACGGACTATTCGTTCGAATTATCCTGGCGACGTCCTGAACTTGCGAGTCCACCAACGGAACTGCTTCAGATGATTGATCGCCAATTTCCGGTCAAATCATTCGAGCTCACGACCGACAATGGTCGGTAA